In Ischnura elegans chromosome 3, ioIscEleg1.1, whole genome shotgun sequence, the sequence TGTGTTTTTcatctaataaaattatttatcactgaAGAAACTTCAGAATGGCAGTGAATTACCCTGATCCACATCAATTcacaaaacaaaattttgatcGAAATTTTGCATTTGCCTACTTCTTGGactaataatgcatttaaattgattttcccTTTTGGATCTAACATTCCACGCTaatattttctacatttaatACTATTACTAAACTAACTTCCTCCTCGCAAGTGCGAGAAAAAATTAACGTGCTTACATTCTCTTCGCTTGACATCTAACATTTTGtcagagttaaaatttttacgCAAGCATGGTTTTCATGAGCTTTCACTCTAATATTTTTCCTGAAGAGAGAGTGTGAAATGCAAGCCCAACCAATACTGGCAATTCCAGTTACCATAGCCGTTAAAGCTATATGTACAATACCTTTCTGAAACGGTGTTTTCACTTTTGTTTCCGGAGAAGAAGGAATTTTTTGGCAGCTCAGCTAATAATTTCTCTTGTAACGCTCACGGTGTGATTAAGTTTTAACATATTactcttttactaatttttaaatttttcatattttaaaatatgcaatcataataaaaagaaaaattgtgtgAGGCAATCATCAAATGTAAAAGGGAGTTTTCTTTGTTAACTTTAAAGAAAGCCAAAGTTATAAATAAAGTAGAATCAAGGAGATGGAAAGCAATGTTCACTTTTCATGCTATTCTTAATGcgtcattttgcatttcaaactGCAATGCAGATTCCGAGTTGGAAGAATGTGAGTGCGCTCCCCGCTACCGTCCGGACAGCTTAGAAGCGCTGAGGAGGGCCACGAGGTTTTCCGAGTCGGAGCTGAAGAGGATCTATCGCGGATTCAAGGCCGAATGTCCCACGGGAGTCGTCAGGGAGGAAACATTCAAAGGAATATACTCCCAGTTCTTCCCTCAAGGAGGTCAGAACAAGAGtgattttttgtgaatttcattcaaaccttaatctagcaaaaaaaaaagTCGAGAACACCTCCCATCAAAATTAATTGTACGACtcaattcatttttcagttttttggcGAGTATATTGTTACTCAGCGTACAATTTGGATGCATGTTTTTTATAAAagtgcatgatttttttctaaaactgttTCGCTATGACTTAAAACCATGCCATGGTGCAGGGAATAATTAGTATGTAAAAAGTGTTAAATTGTAAATGTATTATGTAGCGGGAAAATGACAGCATTGCATCATTTATGAGGTTGTTTCGATTGTGAGGACATGTGAAACCTGTTCATGCCTTTCTGTGTCCTTATATCATAATataattggaaatatatttttacctatCGAATAGTGAGATAATTAAGTTTCGACatgcattgtttttcattttacagcTAACACTAGCCAGTACGCTCATTATGTCTTCAAGACATTGGACCAGGATAATAGCGGACTTCTGAGCTTTGAGGTGGGTTATGTAGCCGTATTTAATAACTTAAAACATTAGTAATTCCTTTTTCTGTAAATTAATGCAATTTaagaggtgatttttttctaacatCCATGTATGTTTTCAACAAATGTCAAATATTATAATGCATGTACTCAATGCAATCTCTGTTAACTATCTACCTTCTCCATAATATTAGTgaagttggggtttcaatgttggtCTCGGCTTTTGGAATCtacgcagccaccttgagcgccCTTGTATAGATTCACTCTAAGGTGTCTCTACATTGTGGATAGAATATAGACTGTATGTGGTCCAATACCAGGTGCACACAAGGTCACTAGCGCCAGCCTCTAATTACAGCCACTACGTCCTTGTCAAGCGTAGTCACGCCTAGTTGCGAGACCATTGCGATGAAGTTACGGAATTCATTGTAAACACCGGTGGGCTGCCAAGTAAATAATTAAACGGAGCAttttgtaaatgatgaaattgtttTAAAGTCATACCtcctaaataaaattatatgaaaacacGGGGTAGACGGCATTCGTTTTGAAATTAATAAGTTGATTCCGGGCCGCATTTTTGGTATatggtggagagaaaattttgtcCGTCAGTTTATTTTTGTAGTGGTCATAATTGTTACTTTCTTATTTCTATTTGATCTGCCTTCCTGGGAGCAGGACTTCGTGCACGCCCTCTCCGTCCTCTCGCGCGGCTCCGTCGAGGAGAAGCTCCGCTGGGCGTTCGCCCTCTACGACGTGGACGGCGACGGCAAGATCACCAAGGAGGAGATGGCGGGCGTCGTGTCCGCCGTCTACGACCTCATGGGCGCCTCCACGGCCAAGCCCTCCTCACCCTCGCCCTCCTCCCCCTCTGCACAGCACCGAAAGCGCCACGTGGTTCCCGCCGCGCACCACCACCGGGGGCGGAGGGCGTCGGAAGTTGAGGGCGGGGGTATTGGGGACGGCGAGGGACACCCGACCATTTGCATCGTGGACGACGCGGCCGCCGCCGTCAACGAGAGGGTCGAGGCACTCTTCCAGGTGAGAGGCTCAGTAGCGTAACCTTGGGACAGGGGGCGGATTAAAGGTGGATGAGGGATGCCAGGGTTCAGACCCCCTGATACCCCccctaaattttataaatattttttttattttatagtttttgcaTCCTTAAATGACTAAACTTGTTCCATTCCACCTGTTGTTgagaacaaaaatgaaattttaggctccgaAATGCGTTAAAAAAgggtattttaaagaattttacatGGGAGAACTCCCCTCTCTCCTGGGGAGTATTCATAAAGAGGTAGGGGCTATTCTCTGCTATTTCAATTGCTGTGTTCTTATTTCATCTACCTATGTTTCACTAATATTCATTACCTGCCTGTCACTAATATTCATTATCTGCCTGTGTCCTATATTCCTAATTCTTCCTATTTTTGATTTGCTGGATGCTCTTCTTCAGAAGTCCTCTTCCGTGGTTAATTTTAGGTTTCCATagcattttttccttcttttggtAATTAAAAAGGCATTTTGTGAGGTGGAGGGGGTTCAAGCAGTCTGCATCCCTGTGCATTTTTTAATGAGTGCTAGACTCTCTTTCATGAGGGTATTTCGCAACAATATTATGTTTAGGAAAgtacataccaaaaaatcaaatatttctatAGAGATCTAAGGCA encodes:
- the LOC124156015 gene encoding Kv channel-interacting protein 4-like, which produces MQFVPNNESIIGISLKPLPRKKSRTPKVKLPETNDHKGCRRFLAKVCEVLRGATQDYETSSDGYLDYSELEECECAPRYRPDSLEALRRATRFSESELKRIYRGFKAECPTGVVREETFKGIYSQFFPQGANTSQYAHYVFKTLDQDNSGLLSFEDFVHALSVLSRGSVEEKLRWAFALYDVDGDGKITKEEMAGVVSAVYDLMGASTAKPSSPSPSSPSAQHRKRHVVPAAHHHRGRRASEVEGGGIGDGEGHPTICIVDDAAAAVNERVEALFQKMDRNGDGVVTLEEFVESCLHDEHIPSSMAVFDSSF